The following proteins are co-located in the Silene latifolia isolate original U9 population chromosome 1, ASM4854445v1, whole genome shotgun sequence genome:
- the LOC141589847 gene encoding uncharacterized protein LOC141589847, giving the protein MPKGEKLSPYFLSTTNKPGDRIIHVELRGYNYDEWSVKLKGAFLSRKKTGFIDGTILKPADDSDYLEDWYMVNAMLVNWIFNTIEPKLGSTISYVEVAKDLCDDIEQRFSVGNGPKLHRLKGSISACKQGDKEMATDYYGRLKKLWDEADNLLLQEPLPSLNRAYSTMIQEEGVRGKSTVVPGARGGKNRTEPMGFVARSSEPMGFAARTPTPVAVARPPEDGASKDVPTRPWCNHCNKWGHSRARCFDLIGYPKGWRDRGTGAVPGGQTGQSTTQGRGMVNHTRVTDDTTDSKEQ; this is encoded by the exons ATGCCGAAGGGTGAGAAACTCAGTCCGTATTTTCTTTCCACCACCAACAAGCCTGGTGATAGAATCATTCATGTTGAATTGAGAGGATATAATTACGATGAATGGTCAGTCAAATTAAAAGGTGCTTTTCTATCCAGAAAGAAAACGGGATTCATCGATGGGACGATTCTGAAACCCGCTGATGATTCCGATTATCTTGAGGATTGGTATATGGTTAACGCCATGCTCGTCAATTGGATATTCAACACGATTGAACCCAAATTGGGTTCGACGATTTCTTATGTTGAAGTAGCCAAAGACTTATGTGACGACATTGAACAACGTTTTAGTGTCGGGAACGGACCGAAATTGCATCGTCTCAAAGGATCAATTTCGGCTTGCAAGCAAGGTGATAAAGAGATGGCTACTGATTACTATGGCCGTCTTAAGAAACTCTGGGATGAAGCCGACAA TCTTCTTCTACAAGAGCCTTTGCCATCACTTAATCGAGCCTATTCGACAATGATCCAAGAGGAAGGCGTGCGTGGTAAATCCACGGTTGTTCCAGGAGCACGGGGAGGCAAAAACAGGACTGAACCGATGGGTTTCGTGGCTCGTTCTTCCGAGCCAATGGGTTTTGCTGCTAGGACTCCAACTCCAGTAGCAGTCGCACGACCACCAGAGGACGGTGCCAGTAAGGATGTTCCTACGCGCCCATGGTGTAACCACTGCAACAAATGGGGGCATTCACGGGCTCGGTGTTTCGATCTCATAGGCTACCCGAAAGGATGGAGAGACAGGGGTACGGGTGCTGTACCTGGTGGACAGACTGGACAGAGTACCACGCAGGGAAGAGGTATGGTTAATCACACTCGTGTCACTGATGATACGACTGATTCTAAGGAGCAGTAG